From Cyprinus carpio isolate SPL01 chromosome A7, ASM1834038v1, whole genome shotgun sequence, a single genomic window includes:
- the LOC109096172 gene encoding N6-adenosine-methyltransferase subunit METTL3-like yields the protein MSDTWSHIQAHKKQLDSLRERLQRRRKDTTQLGIEIGGVEGGSARSDSPGPALQSPPQVEVEQPPDPELEKRLLGYLSELSLSLPTDSLAITNQLNTSESAVSHACIQSLLLKFSAQELIEVRQPSITASSSCSSSTLVTSVDHTKLWAMIGSTAQPQRTAIKRKGDDIIHQKRAPGSSPLLQTPSSPPKKSSASLGPASNSQLTGSSGVGGDGPEKKGRNSKVQASHLDMEIESLLSQQSTKEQQSKKVSQEILELLNTSSAKEQSIVEKFRSRGRAQVQEFCDHGTKEECVQSGDTPQPCTKLHFRRIINKHTDESLGDCSFLNTCFHMDTCKYVHYEIDSPPEAEGDTLGPQAGATELGLHSTVGDSNVDKLFPSQWICCDIRYLDVSILGKFAVVMADPPWDIHMELPYGTLTDDEMRKLNIPILQDDGFLFLWVTGRAMELGRECLNLWGYERVDEIIWVKTNQLQRIIRTGRTGHWLNHGKEHCLVGVKGNPQGFNRGLDCDVIVAEVRSTSHKPDEIYGMIERLSPGTRKIELFGRPHNVQPNWITLGNQLDGIHLLDPEVVARFKKRYPDGVISKPKNM from the exons ATGTCGGATACATGGAGTCACATCCAGGCGCACAAAAAGCAGCTGGATTCCCTGCGAGAGAGGCTGCAGAGGAGAAGAAAAGACACAACTCAGCTGGGCATCG AGATTGGAGGTGTTGAGGGTGGATCCGCAAGGAGCGACAGCCCTGGACCGGCACTACAGAGTCCTCCGCAAGTGGAAGTTGAGCAGCCTCCAGACCCGGAACTAGAGAAGAGGCTGCTGGGATACCTGTCTGAACTGAGTCTTTCTCTGCCAACTGATTCCCTAGCCATCACCAACCAGTTAAACACA TCTGAGTCTGCAGTTTCCCATGCCTGCATTCAAAGTCTCCTCCTCAAATTTTCTGCCCAAGAACTTATTGAAGTTCGGCAGCCATCCATCACTGCCTCCTCGTCCTGTTCCTCCTCCACCCTTGTCACTTCAGTCGACCACACCAAACTATGGGCTATGATTGGCAGCACAGCCCAGCCACAGAGAACTGCCATTAAAAGAAAAGGAGATGACATCATCCATCAAAAAAGAGCCCCAGGTTCCTCCCCTTTGCTTCAAACACCATCTTCACCTCCAAAGAAATCCTCTGCATCACTGGGTCCTGCCTCAAACTCGCAGCTTACTGGATCCTCTGGGGTTGGAGGGGATGGACCTGAGAAAAAAGGGCGGAACAGTAAGGTGCAAGCGTCTCATCTGGACATGGAAATTGAGAGTCTGCTGAGCCAGCAGTCCACTAAGGAACAGCAAAGCAAAAAG GTGAGCCAAGAGATCCTAGAGCTGTTGAACACCAGTTCGGCAAAGGAACAGTCGATTGTGGAGAAGTTTCGATCACGAGGCAGAGCTCAAGTACAGGAGTTCTGTGATCATGGGACGAAAGAAGAGTGTGTGCAGTCGGGGGACACACCTCAGCCCTGCACCAAATTGCACTTCAG GCGAAtcatcaacaaacacacagacgAGAGCCTTGGGGACTGCTCCTTTCTGAATACTTGTTTCCACATGGACACTTGTAAATATGTTCACTATGAGATTGACAGCCCTCCTGAAGCAGAGGGTGACACATTGGGGCCCCAGGCAGGGGCCACTGAGCTTGGACTGCACTCCACGGTGGGAGACAGCAACGTTGACAAGTTGTTTCCTTCACAG TGGATCTGCTGTGACATCCGTTATCTGGATGTGTCCATCCTGGGGAAGTTTGCAGTGGTGATGGCCGACCCACCTTGGGACATTCACATGGAGCTTCCATATGGAACGCTCACAGACGACGAGATGAGGAAACTCAACATTCCTATTCTGCAGGATGACGGTTTCCTCTTCCTCTGGGTCACAGGAAG AGCTATGGAGCTGGGCAGAGAGTGTCTAAACTTATGGGG CTACGAGCGTGTAGATGAGATTATCTGGGTGAAGACTAACCAGCTTCAGAGAATCATTCGTACTGGAAGGACTGGACATTGGCTGAATCATGGCAAAGAGCATTGCTTG gtgGGAGTAAAAGGAAACCCACAAGGTTTTAACAGAGGCCTTGATTGTGATGTTATAGTGGCAGAG GTCCGCTCCACTAGTCATAAACCAGATGAAATCTATGGGATGATTGAGCGTTTGTCACCAGGTACACGAAAAATTGAATTGTTTGGGAGACCACACAATGTGCAGCCTAACTG gatAACCCTTGGCAATCAATTAGACGGTATTCATCTTTTAGACCCTGAAGTAGTTGCACGTTTTAAGAAGCGCTACCCTGACGGAGTCATCTCCAAACCTAAAAACATGTGA
- the LOC109096183 gene encoding ribonuclease P protein subunit p20-like gives MAEPRSPVSASVPHNPMVLPTPEGSTLEMDPVEYTLRKRLPRKLPKRRNDVYVNMKTDFKAQLARCQKLLDAHREICIHGLGLAINRAINIALQLQTSSQGALQLAANTSTVELIDDLEPEDPDEAGEPLTRTRNNSAIHIKVFYPKL, from the coding sequence ATGGCCGAGCCACGCAGCCCGGTATCCGCATCTGTACCCCACAATCCGATGGTGTTGCCCACCCCGGAGGGCTCGACCCTTGAGATGGACCCGGTGGAGTACACCCTCCGCAAGCGACTGCCCCGCAAACTGCCCAAACGACGGAACGACGTCTACGTCAATATGAAAACAGACTTCAAGGCCCAGCTGGCGAGGTGTCAGAAACTTCTGGACGCTCACAGGGAAATCTGCATCCACGGTCTGGGACTGGCTATCAACCGGGCCATTAACATCGCCCTGCAGCTTCAGACGTCCAGCCAGGGTGCGCTGCAGCTGGCGGCCAACACATCCACCGTGGAGCTCATAGATGATCTGGAGCCCGAGGATCCGGACGAGGCGGGAGAGCCGCTTACACGCACCCGTAATAACTCTGCCATCCATATCAAGGTGTTTTATCCCAAACTGTAG